Genomic window (Shimia isoporae):
GCGCATCAGGCCTGGTACACGCAACAATCCAATCAATTCGAAAGCGATCCATGGTCGATAATCGGTGTGTCAATGGTCCGCTCGGACATACGCGACTCCCTTCAGGCAGTCGGATTTAGCTATCCTTTGGCCATCATTGGGACTGAAGGCGAAGAAACAAAATCCATGACGGTCCATGAGAATGTACTCGTCGCATCCGAGGATCCGGAGGCAGTGATAGAAGCGATTGCCGATCCTTGTGTTAAGATCGTCACGCTGACCATAACTGAGAAAGGTTATCACCAATCTCCGGACGGCGGACTGGACTTATTATCTGACGCGGTAATACGTGATTTGGATGGCAAAGGGCCAATGACTGCGATTGGATTACTGGCTAGAGGCTTGGCAACCCGATGCGCCAAGTCAGCGCCTTTGACCGTCATCAGTTGCGATAATCTTCCGGAAAACGGGCGTCGCTTAAGAAAAACGATTGATGATTTCTCGCGGCAAGCCGAACTGGTTTTGAACCATCAGTTTCTGAGTTTCCCCAACACAATGGTCGATCGGATAACGCCAGCAACGACTGAAGAAACAAAAGCTTTCGTCGCTGAGCGGGGACACACAAGCCAATTTCCAGTAATAGCTGAACGCTTTTCTGAGTGGGTCATCGAAGACAACTTTGCGGCGGAGCGCCCTCAATGGGAGAAAGCCGGAGTAACAATCGCAAAAAACGTAGCGCCCTTTGAATT
Coding sequences:
- a CDS encoding mannitol dehydrogenase family protein, which encodes MPKILHLGFGNFHRAHQAWYTQQSNQFESDPWSIIGVSMVRSDIRDSLQAVGFSYPLAIIGTEGEETKSMTVHENVLVASEDPEAVIEAIADPCVKIVTLTITEKGYHQSPDGGLDLLSDAVIRDLDGKGPMTAIGLLARGLATRCAKSAPLTVISCDNLPENGRRLRKTIDDFSRQAELVLNHQFLSFPNTMVDRITPATTEETKAFVAERGHTSQFPVIAERFSEWVIEDNFAAERPQWEKAGVTIAKNVAPFELRKLRMLNAAHSLLAYGGLIRGHDYVHQAISDPYLKDIVTGLWDEAAETLPKESRVSADAYQRDLLERFAQPAMKHELRQIASDGTLKMQVRILSTLQERQKRGRSVKFCTSAFASWLAFWISGKDAPDPKRLALMETVASSNNEEEVQKRILGDVEGGHALDPLALRDAVSEWLDLSFFTKKTKF